The Oscillatoria acuminata PCC 6304 genomic interval TTTTGGAGTTCCCTAAGACAAGAAACCGGGTTTCTCTTCCAGATTTGTGACTAATGGCGACAAAGTTGCTCAAAAAACCCGGTTTCTAACCCATGAACTCCCGAATCCCTAGATAGCCTTCACTGACCAATCTTTGCTAGAGTATTTTATTCGGAGTGAGTCTCCGGGTGAATGCCCATACCGAAACTTCTACTTGTAAATTCTAAAATGCTAAGAGCCGGAATTGTCGGACTCCCGAATGTGGGAAAATCTACTTTATTTAATGCCTTAGTTGCGAATGCTAAAGCGCAAGCAGCTAACTTCCCCTTCTGCACCATCGAACCCAATGTGGGAGTTGTGGCGGTGCCAGATGAGCGGTTAACGATGCTGGCAAAACTTTCAAAATCCGAGCAAATCGTCCCCACCCGCATTGAGTTTGTGGATATTGCCGGATTAGTCAAAGGTGCCAGCAAAAACGAGGGTCTGGGCAACCAGTTTTTATCTCATATTCGGCAAGTCGATGCGCTGGTGCAGGTGGTGCGTTGTTTTGACGATGAAAATATCATTCACGTTGCCGGTTCCGTCGATCCCGTCCGGGATATCGAAATCATTAATCTAGAACTGGGATTATCTGATTTAGCACAAATTGAGCGGCGCATGGATCGCACCCGCAAATTAGCGCGCAGCAGTAAAGAGGGTCAACTCGAAATGGCCGCTTTAGAAAAATTAGCGGCAGCCTTGAATGAAGGCCAACAAGCACGTCAAGTATCTTTAACAGCGGAAGAAACTGAGGTCATTCAGCAGCTTGAGCTACTTACGAGCAAGCCGATTATTTATGCAGCCAATGTCTCAGAAGATGACTTAGCTACGGGCAATGAATGGGTGGAAAAAGTCCGAGAAATTGCCTCGGTAGAAAATGCCAAGGTGGTGATTATTTCGGCTCAGGTTGAATCAGAATTGGTGGACCTGCCGGAAGAGGAACGGGCAGATTTTCTAGCCTCTCTTGGGGTGGAAGAAGGGGGATTAAAGTCTTTAATTGCTGCGACTTATCAATTGTTGGGGTTACGAACATTTCTCACGACAGGACCGAAAGAAACCCGGGCTTGGACGATTCGAGAAGGGATGTTAGCACCTCAAGCGGCAGGGGTGATTCATACGGATTTTGAGCGGGGTTTCATTCGGGCTGAAACTGTCGCTTATCAGGATTTGGTGAGTACGGGTTCGATGAATGCGGCCAAGGAAAAGGGCTTGATTCGCAGTGAAGGAAAAGAGTATGTGGTGCAAGAAGGGGATGTGATGCTGTTCCGGTTTAATGTGTAAGCTAGGGGGTGCACAGAACTCTGAAATTAATGGCGTGAGGGAAAGCAAAATTACCCGGGCGATCGCCATCTTAGTTCTCGCCCCCTTCATTAACGCCCCAATCTGACAGTTTTCCCCAACTCAGGGGAAGGGGTACGGCATTGCTGTACCCCTACTAGGGATTTACTCCATTTTCAAATATGCTTTAGCCGCTTCCTGGGTATCATTTCCCAATCGAGTAATGAGATACTCGCTATAAGCGGTACTATTTAACGGAAAACTGGAATTTTCCAGAATAAAACTAGGAAATATCGCGGTTAAATCAGAGGTTCCTTCTTTTCCCTGACGAGGAACTTTATGATTAACAATTCGATATCCCTGAGAATTTTTATTTAAAATCAGCGCTACGGGAAAACTCCCTCCTCGCTTCTGGAAGAGTTGATTGTCCTCCACATCATATTCATGACAGACTACCCACAAATATTGATGAATGTCTCGTTTTTTTGCTTCCATTCCATATACTTGGTAGGCGCAAAAGGTTCGATTGACTAGGGCATCTACTCCGACGATATCTTTGATAAAGTTGGAGTTTTCCATGTACTGAGCGGTGGCTTGTTCAATATTAAAGGAACTGTGGGAGTTGAGGCCCGGAGTCTGACTGTCGCATCCCCCCAGCATTAAGGCAGCCGGGAGGAGTGGCACACCGATAAACCATTGAAAGAATAAGGACAGTGTACGCATTGCTATAAGGTAAAGTTTATAGAGAGAGTTTTGCCTGCATTGTCTTAGGGGTATGACTTTAGCAAGCGTGTCCTTTAAGATTCGGTTAGACTGTGACTGATTCTAGACAAATCTTTCCCCTATTGATGTAATACTTTATACTCAAGGGGGGATAGTTTTTAAGCAAGAAGATTAAAAAATATGGAAATTTTCCTTTTCCAGGGATAATTTGGATAAATTTGTCATAAATCTATGAAAAAATCAGGGGGCTTGCTGGGTGATGAGGGAGACGCACCAAACCGGCGATCGCACCTGAAACGATTGCTATGAGGCAGTCCATCGCCTTATTCGGTAATTTAAGGCCACAAAGCGGAAACCGTCCGGGGAATGGCACTGCTTCAAGGATTGACAAAAAACTTGAGAAATTTTTAAAACAGGATTAAAACAGGATGAAACCGATGAGAACCTCTGTTTAGAAATTTTTGCGGTAATTTTTATTAAATTAAAGACGGAGAGGGACCCGGGATAGAAAATAATAATTTAACCGGATTTGACTGGGATCACTTTCATCGGGATAGGTTCTGGGAGGGGATCTGGGGGCGCGCCAGGAGGAGAGTAGAGTGGCAAAGGAAGAGAGATTCCAGTTCGTAGGGGTAAAATTGAGAGGCGATCGCCTTAAATCTACAGTAATTAACGGGTAGAAATTGGGAATAATAGTCGGAGCTTTATTAAAGGGAAAATTTCCCTAGGCGTAAAGGCTTATCTCGTCAGCAAATTTTACGGAAACTTTACAAGATCGGAGCACAACCTTGACAATTACCCCTGGC includes:
- the ychF gene encoding redox-regulated ATPase YchF, encoding MLRAGIVGLPNVGKSTLFNALVANAKAQAANFPFCTIEPNVGVVAVPDERLTMLAKLSKSEQIVPTRIEFVDIAGLVKGASKNEGLGNQFLSHIRQVDALVQVVRCFDDENIIHVAGSVDPVRDIEIINLELGLSDLAQIERRMDRTRKLARSSKEGQLEMAALEKLAAALNEGQQARQVSLTAEETEVIQQLELLTSKPIIYAANVSEDDLATGNEWVEKVREIASVENAKVVIISAQVESELVDLPEEERADFLASLGVEEGGLKSLIAATYQLLGLRTFLTTGPKETRAWTIREGMLAPQAAGVIHTDFERGFIRAETVAYQDLVSTGSMNAAKEKGLIRSEGKEYVVQEGDVMLFRFNV